TCATGATCTTGTAGAATAGCTCTGATCAaatatcttgtttttttttttgggttcatTTGAGGGAACAAGGATTAAAAAAAGGACTTAGGCTATGGAAGACCCCTGAAGTACATGTCAAGCATGTCCAGGAGAGATAAAGGTTTTTTTTCTAGTACTGTACTTGATCAGAACTAAAACCTATTGGAATGTTCTTAGGTGAAAAATGCTAATCTAAAACTCTAACAATCACTTGGACTTCGTCAAGTTAAAGCATGGGGAGTTGATTTTATGAGACAGGAATTCACCTACCATACTTCTGCTGTAGAAAAATCATTGTCGGGTTCAAGCTTAATTATTAGTAAAAATttgaataaatattttttttttattttgtactgAAGCGGATGACTCCTGCAGTTCTAATATTGATACATCCAATAAGGTTATAAAACAACAAATTCCGAAACACTCTAGGCATCTTCTCTTTCCCAATTTATAGGATGCTTTCGGAATGATTAGTCACATACGAAACCACTCAGTCTGAAGCTCTATTTTACCGAAAGTCACACCACCATATTACTGTAAATTGTTGAAAGTTAGTTTTGTCCGTGAGTTTTCAGTGGTTCTGCAGGTCAAAAAAAGTACTCATAAAATCATGGTAAAATCATCATTCATGGCATTATAAATTCATTTTCTTAGCAGGTGCTATTGATatcaatactttttttttcttggcttTCTCAATATTACAATTTTGTGATGTTGCCGACCAAGGAAAGCTAAAAAAATTGCAACAGCTAAAGAataattatgaaaaaaatatataaacattATTTATAAGAAGACAGGAGAATGCGACGCAATATCTcaaaatattacaaaaaaataaatattctcatcagaAGCTTTTCAAGATGTAAGACATGAATTTCACATGGCAATTCATAATAGAGATATTGAATGCTTGCAATAGCCAAGTAATCAGATACAAAAAACTCAATTGGAAAAAATGTTGTCATGCATGATAATCTGAAACTTTTTTCTCATTCAATTCACATTTCTACCAGATTCTGAATTCTCTCAGATATAAATTTTCAAGTTCTGTTGATAGATTGAGATAGATTAGAGACTATTTTATTGTGTCTTAGAGATTCGGTTGTtccatatatttttataatagggAATCCATGGTCTTGGGCTGGTAAAATGGAGAACATAACACAAAGGCAGCATTCACAGCTGTCCCCTGTCTGTGCCATGATGAAGAGGCACCTCACCGCAGATCCGGGCAGCAAAGTCTCCCACTGAATCATGCCTCCCAAAAGGGTCATCATAACTCTACCATACTAATGGCAAGTACCTCGCAAGCCACCAAGCGGCTTGTGGTGATTGAGGAGAAAAGAAGGAGAGATATCTCTCTTGGAGATGCCAAAGCTTTTGTTATCATTCCAATTCTCCTTGTAATACGTTCCATTTGTTAATAATGACAGGGTGTGGACTGTGGAATAATTCCTTGATGTTAGAAAGGCCTTACATATCAATGCAAGCAATGTTGCAAACACTATGGTTTTAGCTGTTCTACTTCTACAAAGACATTTATCAAAACCATGTTGTGTGCTGCATATCCCAATTAGATCTTCCAAAGTTACAGCTTAATTACAACAACCACATGCCTCTGCATTATTAACATAATGATTGTTGTGTATATTtgcattattttaatttaattatgacTTCAAATAcaatttaaaatatttcatgACACAATTTTTCAGATACTAGATTTCATTTGTGAGCAAAATTGTGTTGttcttttgttttaatgaaattttttttttctttttttgattgtaAGGGAGGCTAATACAGACATGCATGCCATGAGGACGCTGTATGGAAGTTATTAATTACAATGAAGATTAATGTAATAGAGTGACATGATGCTTTATGAATCTATACATGGTACATATGTTTGTTAACTTGTTGTTTGGGGAAATTGTTGATTAACATGTTGCCATAATATGTAGAAACTTATTAGAAGACATAGGCGATGTTGGTCATATGCAGATTATCATAGGGGACGCACGAACATAGGTGCGTATCAATGGTTAGGTCTGAACATGTGGGGGGATCGTATAATGATCATTTTCAAATCTATGCAGGCAGATGAATGAAAAAGTTCAGcatactttgagatctgtgcaaaaAGCGATACAACAATTTATGCCGTGAAAGACATCATTCTTTCGCACAAAAGATACAACTTGAACCGACCAGGCTTGGGCAAGCTTCGGCATCAAAACTGATCTAGCTTGCATATACCCTATCTATCTTGTCCTTCACAAAAAAGATGGATATTATCAGGCTAATTTTTGAGGTCGTCAAGCATATTTTCccataaaaataaatagaaaaagatGCAAGTATTTATGTCCATTCATGTTGTATGCTGTAAGGGATTCATGTAACCAACTTGGTGAGTGTGGATTCTCTGTAGCCGAAGTCTCTTGGCAATTTCTTTGAGGTAAAATCTCTTGGCAATTTCACCTGCATGGCATGGGCCAATTACCTACAAAGGCCATAAGCAAGTATAATTCATTACTGTGCGCTGCTATATGTTGCACCTCTTAAAATGACATTTGTTTTCAATAGATTCGTTGGATCCAAGTTCCATTGTTCATGACGAGACATGCACGAACTAAGTGGTTAGCTCAATTAGCGTCTGATTAGGCTGAGTTTGATAGAACTTGGTTAGGTTGGGTTGGGTGAATTGAGTTCCTTGAattgattggtttgccaaaagtGTTGGAGACTCTTGGATCTAAAGTTACAGGCATGTttcatcaaacaaaaaaaaaagtgacagGATATTTAAGAAACTCAACGTCTTTTAGGATTTGATCATTCTCggcactttttttttggtttttagtaAGATGGAGGGAGGCCTCCACGCTCAGAAACGTTACACAAAAGTGCTATCACGGTACAATAAGACTCTctatatatctcttcaataaaccCCTCCCATTATTCCAAGTGCTCAATGCATTGCTGCGAATTTGATAAGATATTTTAGTCTTGTTGGTGAACGCATGCTCAATGTGTTCTAGCCAAATACTCGAGTACTTGAACACGCGCGCATTCTTGGACACATTTTCAGCAGGTGGATACCTGATCATTTCATATCCTTTTGGAtggatttcatcaaaaaatattcCTTTGGATGGAGAATAAGGGGGGTTATTTCCAAAAGTGGAGAATATCCTGCGAAGGACCAAAAAATTGGAGATAAAATAGGTTTAATACCAGAGGAGAGGATAAGTAGGTGAtcgaatttataattttattccaCGATTTAATTTTGGTGAAACAGACTTTTACAATGGAATAGAAAAAAGTGATGGTAATTTTGATTGTGTAACATTGTGAAATCGGATGCACATCAAACGCAATTTATTCTCTGCACTATCCCTTGAACTAAACATCAAGATCCCTTGAATAACTTTAATCATTGGTATTCATTATCTGGTTGCTGCTCCCATGATCAGTGAGATAAAGTTTGTggaagaaatgataatgtacAAATAGAGAGCGAGCTACATTTAGATGCTGAATAGCTAGCCATCGCTCGAATAGCTTTAGCCACTATTCACCCTCTAACCAGTTAACCAACCAAatgttatttcattatttggatGATGCTCCCAATGGTTCGTGCATGGGATAATGTTGTGCAAGGAGTGAAAAAGTAGCGTGAGAGAGTGCTTTGAATGGTTAAAATTATTTCCTATGCTCTCTCGAATAACTTCAATCAGGTTAAGTACCTTTTTTTTCAGACGTTGATCAAACATGTTTATTTATCACTTTTTTGGTGAAGTTTGGCTGGTTTTTTAGATAACTTTATTTTATCAGCCTTTAACGAGCAATACAAACATAACCCAAAAAACCTCTACTAGCTAGTACATAAGTTCTACTCCTCCAATAATATCTGAATAAATTTATTCATCTACCAAATACAACCTTAGGGTGATGTAGAATATAAGCCCCTGAGTTACACCCTTTTCACATTGCAAACACAATCCAATTTCAACCTGTAAAAGCCAGGGCACTTGAGTGTGATACATAGATCAATTTTATAATTTAGGAAATTATAGTTTTTAGAACTTTACACAGTTGAGCACCATATTGTAAAAAATGAGATTCATTTTAAACATtgaattcaataaaaaaaaaatcattaaaatgTTTAACATTTGTTGAGTTCTCTTCTTTAATATTATTTAAACTTTTTCCTTAGAGGTTTCTGGTTTAAACAACCAAATACTTTCAAAAGTATAATAGTTCTCAAAAAGTTAAAAATTGTGatcttaaaattttaaaatctgcaacgtaattaattttaatcattCAAGAAATTCATAAACAAACCAAGCAACAACTTAAACCCACCAATTAATACCACCCTAACCTCAAAAATCCATCAGCAATACCGGCCACCTAATTGCACGCAAGAGAAGAAATTCTCCTTAACCAAAACCAAAGAtatattgcataatatgaatatcaaaggaggagagagaggggcgaGATCATAAAAATATAGAATTACAAGCGTAGCACCGATCGCGAGATCACAAATCATACACCTGCTTGCCCGTGAACTTGACCTCGATAGGACTAGCGTTCTTCCCGATGGAGCGGAAGTTCACTCCCACGCCCTGCCTTCCCGGGTTCACCTTCTCCGGGAACACCCCGTCCTTGGGGTGCAGGTACTGCACCTCTCCGTTGGGGAACACCCGGTAGAACTGGTACGTGATCTTGTACTTGGAGCGCAGCCTGGTGCCCAACGCCAAGCACTGCTCCTTCCGGGCCAGCTTCAACAGGTTCGGGCCCTGCCGCATGATGGCGGCGCCGCCCGTCGGCATCTCGAAGATCTGCTCCTTGGGGGAGTCCCATGTTATCACGTAGAACTCCTCCACCTGGGCCTTGCGGAGGAGGCCGCCGGTGCTGCCGCCGAAGATGGGGGAAGGGGTGTTGGGGTCGAGCTGCGGCGGAGTGAAGCCGGCGGGGGCCTCCGTCTTTTCCTCGGTGGCCGAGACTTTGATGGTGGCGTTGCGAGGGGCGATGGAGAGTGTGAGGGGTCTCGGGGAGGCGGCGAAGGGGGAGTTAGTCCATGGAATGGCGGCGGAGCGGGGAGCGGCGGGCTTGGATGCGGGGAGAGTGGGAGGGGTGAAGAGGGAGGCTTGGGTTGCCATGGCCAtggagatagatagagagaaagagagagagagcgtttGCTCGTTAGGATGGAGATCGAGTGGGTTGGAGTTTGGGGAATGGGGGAAGGTGGCAAGGTTATGTGTGGAGAGGATGAGAATACTAGGGATGGGTGGTTTGCCTGGGAAGTAGATAAGGTGATATGGGTTGGACCAATGGGAAGGGGTGATTTTGATACCTTCGCTTGCCCACACCACAATTGGACCTTGGCCTTCTCATGTTGCAATTTCGTTTATTGGTTATCATATCTAGAGTTATTTGTTATTTGGAATTATGTTTAAATGGGAACGCAAGCAGCTAAAACTAAGTAGCAATAAAAAACGAAGTTGCATAACTAGTTTGATATCTTGATGGATGGTTTGGATATCCCAACAAATTATTAAACTATAAGTTTGATGTCTTAATTTGCAAATCATTATTTGATGGAACCATAACTAAGTCATTGACCCTTCTCATTGATCCTCTTCCACCTCTGAGTAAAGTTTATTCCCCGTTGTTACAAGAGGAAAGACAGAGAGAGGTTGGAAATAGCCCAGTCCTAGACTCTGTTGCTATGATGGCTAAAGGAAAACTATCACTGCAGGAAAACCAAACTTTTCCGGCGATTTTTGCAACCTTTAGCGGCGCTTATAAGTGTTGGCTAAAGCTCCCAGAAGCGTCGGTGATACTAGAGTGGTCTATATATACACTGGGTTCATCGAAGAAGGAAAAATTATTCTGTACTCACTGTAAAAAAGATAACCATACCATTGACAAATGCTTTGTCGTTCATGGTTATCCACCCAGGTACAAGGAAAATAGATCCAAAGGTTCTTTTGGTTTTAATGCTCTAGTAGTTGCTGTTATTGGTGCTAAAGAAGAAGGGGCTGAACCAGCAAATCATCATTAGCTTTTTCATTTACTCAGGAACAGTGCGACCAGCTTCTTGAACTCCTCAAGAGTAAGAGTTCTTAGCCCCTCACTTCTACTTTCTCGATAGGTACTGGTTCCAGTTCAAACATGATAGGTATTCCCACTTCTCTCGCTTTGTCTGCTCATATCATACTTTTGGTTTTATCTTCACAAAACAATTTCTCAAATGGTGCCTGGATCATTGATACGGGTGCTTCAGATCATATCATATCAAATGTCTCTTTCTTAACTCATGTCAATGCACAACTGAATTCCAGAGTTCAACTTCCAACTGGACAAACTATCCAAGTGACACACATAGGCAGTGTTAGATTAACAAGTCACctcttattaaaaaatattttatgtgtCCCAACTTTTCATTTTAATCTACTCTCCGTTCAAACACTTGCCTCTGACCTTAATTGCCAACTTACATTCGAATCTTCTTCGTGTCATATTCAGGACCTATGCAGTAGGAGGATAATTGGTCAGGGTAGTGTAGTTGGTGGACTTTATTAGCTGCAGGTGTCTAGCTCTCAAAGTTTAACTAAAAATTGTTCTACTTCACCTCCCTCTTTTAGCTGCCTAACAAAATTTTCTACTGTAGACCTTTGGCATTATCACCTCGGTCATTTATCTTTTCCAAAACTTTATATGTTACACAACATTGATTCTGCGATGAATTCTAGTTCTACACATGTTTGCCCTATATGTCCTTTGGTTAAACACACTTGGTTACCTTTTTCTTCCAGCATGATACGTACTAAATTCTCATTTAAATTAATCCATAGTGATGTTTGGGGACCATATCCCATTCCTGCAAGAGATGGTTCACACTATTTTCTTACCATTGTTGACGACTTCACACGGAGCACATGGTTATACTTAATGAAGAATAAGTCCCAAATAGAACAAATCTTTCACAATTTTAGCATGCTGGTGCAGACACAATTCAATAGCAAAATAAAGGCCATTAGGACTGAGAATGGAATCGAATTCATCATGAAAGACTTTTTTCAAAACCATGGGATAATCCACTAGTTAATATGTGGAGCCACTCCACAACAAAACTCAGTCGCAAAACGGAAACATAGACATCTTCTTACGGTGGCTAGAGCTCTTAAGTTTCAAGCCTCACTGCCTATAAAATTCTAGGGGGACTGTGTTTTAACCGCAGTATACATTATCAATAGAACTCCTTCCAAAGTTTTAAATAGCACTGTATGAACTGTTATTCTCATCTCCATCAACCTATGATCACATGCGGGTTTTTAGATGTCTTTGCTATGCATCCACCTTAGCTCATGACAGAAAAAGATTTGATACTAGGGCTCGGACCTGCatattcattggatatccttaTGGAACAAAAGGTTATTGTCTTTATGATCTGCATAATCATTCTGTGTTTGTATCTAGAGATGTCATCTTCCATACCATCAGAGCGACCGTGCAGCCATCCATGTATCTAGCAGATCCTTCGCCGGTGATGTCTCTTGTCTTCACACTATCGGCTAGACTAGGTATCTGCTggtgaagaaaagagaaaatggcAAGACCCCAACTATATGAACCTAAGCGGTCTAAATCATCAACATATGAACATAATGCTTTAGGAACATAGTAGTGTATAATTGGGAAGAGGATAGTCCCAAAGAgatataaaatccataattttgTGAAATCCTCCACATCTTGTCGTCCGGTCTTACCAATAAGGTATTGTAATCTATTTTTAATTGTATCTCTATCAGCTTTTTTGTGGTCACCCTCAAAAAATCGGATGATGAGGTCAGACGTAACCCTCCCCTTCCACTTCATCACCCGTGGTATTCAAACCAAGGATTAGTGCCAAGTCAATCCCTACAAAAAGCACTAGAACCCTATCAAACCAAAAACCCTCCTCAACATCATCCCAAAAGGAGAGCAATGTATCCAACACAAGCCTACTCTGTATTATATATGATAGACCTAGCATGTGCCCAAAAGGAGTGCTACTCACCCTTTTTTTCTGTTCACGAGACATACACGGAATTAGGATGACCATAAAACTTGCAAAGTGGGTGAAGTAACAGCTTCATTGACCATATTAATGGGGCCAAGAACAGGTGTTTTGCCTATAATCTGCTTTAGGACCATCTACGATGTCTGCATCAGAAATATAGTCaaaaagaaatttgaataatATCAACTCAAAATGAATCATCTTAAAAACTATAATGAAGAACACAATTAGCACGGAATagtcatatttttttataacaaaTATCTCAAATGTGCTACCACGACCTCTCTGTCCATTAATTCTGCAAATCCTAACCATTCCCATAATTTAAAAAGTAATGCCCCAGAATACTACATATCATGTTGgtgttcaaaaaaaataattggagAAAGTATGTGGCAACGGTTGACAAACCGGTTGAAGAAAATGCAGAGATGCCTCAGAGAAGGTTGGAACGAGCAATGTCGACCAAAGCTTCCGCTACAAACAAACAGGGCGAAGTCGTTCGAAGGTCGACTCCGAGGCCGGACGGAAAATATCTCCTTGCTCCAAAAAATCGGATCGAAAGGGTTCTCCTTTTCGATGAGGAGAATGGCTTAACATGAGAAAAGATAAAGATTGAATATTGGTAGGATACGGTTTGCAGTTGTGAGGTTTGAAATCGAGGCATAAAAATCAAATGGAATCAggcgagaagaagaagattttttCCGTTCGAAGAGAGGATTACCAAAGGAACTTTGGGGATGAAACGAGGGCTGGAATCGGTGAAGAGAATAGGGCTTctgttcaaatgaacaaagaagTATATAAAGAAGGACGGAAGAGTGGATGGGtcaggggtattttggtctccTTATGGCATTTTGAA
This genomic stretch from Phoenix dactylifera cultivar Barhee BC4 unplaced genomic scaffold, palm_55x_up_171113_PBpolish2nd_filt_p 000076F, whole genome shotgun sequence harbors:
- the LOC103716456 gene encoding photosystem I reaction center subunit II, chloroplastic-like yields the protein MAMATQASLFTPPTLPASKPAAPRSAAIPWTNSPFAASPRPLTLSIAPRNATIKVSATEEKTEAPAGFTPPQLDPNTPSPIFGGSTGGLLRKAQVEEFYVITWDSPKEQIFEMPTGGAAIMRQGPNLLKLARKEQCLALGTRLRSKYKITYQFYRVFPNGEVQYLHPKDGVFPEKVNPGRQGVGVNFRSIGKNASPIEVKFTGKQVYDL